DNA from Prevotella melaninogenica:
TCATAATCAAGGATATACTTCTGTTTCTTTGCCCTTTTCTCAGGCAATTCACCCTGTACATAGATATAGTCTGGCTTTGGTAGCTCTGGTGATGACACCTCGGCAGTAGCTTGGTCAGCCTTTCGAGTGGCAATAACAACAGGGACATTCTCGCCACCGATGTTGCCTGCAGCCACTGTCTCACGTCGGTTAGGATGGAGATAATCAAAGTCAGCATACTGTTCAGCAGGGATGAGAAGATGTTTCTCGTGTCGACGGATATACCATGTAAGGTGTTTAGCCACTGGAATCTCGCACTCTGGCTCTTCACTCAGTGATACACGGATCGTGTCACCAAGCCCATCAGCGAGCAAAGCACCAATACCTACGGCACTCTTAATGCGTCCGTCTTCACCTTCACCAGCCTCGGTAACACCAAGGTGGAGCGGATACTGCATACCTTCCTTGTCCATCTCAGCCACAAGAAGGCGTACGGAACGAACCATAACAACCGTATTTGAGGATTTGATAGAGATGATAATGTCATGGAAGTCATACTTACGGAAGATGCGTAGGAACTCCATGCAGCTCTCTACAATACCTTCTGGTGTATCGCCATAACGGTTGCGAATACGGTCAGAGAGGCTACCATGGTTGACACCAATACGTACAGCGGTGTGGTTCTCCTTACATATATTGATGAAAGGAATCAGTCTGTCCTCAATCTTCTGTAGCTCTTGCGCATATTCCTCATCGGTATACTCCAGCTTTTTGAACGTACGAGCAGGGTCGACATAGTTACCCGGATTGATACGAACCTTCTCTGCATAGAGTGCAGCAACGTCTGCTACATTCGCATTGAAGTGAACATCCGCACAGAGCGGAGCCATATAATTGTCTGCACGTAGTTGTGCATTGATATTCTTTAAGTTCTCTGCCTCACGCTTTCCCTGCGTTGTGAGGCGTACAAGTTCTCCTCCTGCATCAATGATACGCTTAGCTTGTGCAACGCTTCCTTCGGTATCATCGGTGGAAGTCGTTGT
Protein-coding regions in this window:
- a CDS encoding 4-hydroxy-3-methylbut-2-en-1-yl diphosphate synthase translates to MIDLFNFERRKTSVTHVGALNIGGENPVRVQSMTTTSTDDTEGSVAQAKRIIDAGGELVRLTTQGKREAENLKNINAQLRADNYMAPLCADVHFNANVADVAALYAEKVRINPGNYVDPARTFKKLEYTDEEYAQELQKIEDRLIPFINICKENHTAVRIGVNHGSLSDRIRNRYGDTPEGIVESCMEFLRIFRKYDFHDIIISIKSSNTVVMVRSVRLLVAEMDKEGMQYPLHLGVTEAGEGEDGRIKSAVGIGALLADGLGDTIRVSLSEEPECEIPVAKHLTWYIRRHEKHLLIPAEQYADFDYLHPNRRETVAAGNIGGENVPVVIATRKADQATAEVSSPELPKPDYIYVQGELPEKRAKKQKYILDYDAYMDIANSGKQSLENVYPIFPVTGMPFISAINSDVKFLVLKFGTPSEEFLACLKTHPEVVVVCMTSHQNRLGDQRALAHQLMIAGVKNPIIFAQMYQHSTTEEKEESSNSQQAETTTAKEKFQLEAAADMGALMMDGLTDGIWLMNNGNLSQEDIEQTAFGILQAGRLRMVKTEYISCPGCGRTLYDLRTTIARIKEATKGMTGLKVGIMGCIVNGPGEMADADYGYVGAGPKKVSLYRKQVCVEHNIPEEEAVERLLALIKADQNKA